One genomic region from Amycolatopsis sp. FBCC-B4732 encodes:
- the rplT gene encoding 50S ribosomal protein L20: MARVKRAVNAQKKRRATLELASGYRGQRSRLYRKAKEQTLHSLNYAYRDRRARKGDFRRLWVTRINAAARENGVTYNRFIQGIKAAGVEVDRKILADLAVNDAAAFTALAELAKANVNTEAKSA; this comes from the coding sequence GTGGCACGCGTCAAGCGGGCGGTCAACGCCCAGAAGAAGCGTCGCGCAACTCTCGAACTGGCCAGCGGCTACCGCGGCCAGCGTTCGCGGCTGTACCGCAAGGCCAAGGAGCAGACGCTTCACTCGCTCAACTACGCCTACCGGGACCGCCGTGCCCGCAAGGGTGACTTCCGCCGCCTGTGGGTCACCCGCATCAACGCGGCCGCCCGCGAGAACGGCGTGACCTACAACCGGTTCATCCAGGGCATCAAGGCCGCGGGTGTCGAGGTCGACCGCAAGATCCTCGCGGACCTCGCCGTCAACGACGCCGCCGCCTTCACCGCGCTGGCCGAGCTCGCCAAGGCCAACGTGAACACCGAAGCGAAGTCGGCCTGA
- a CDS encoding RNA methyltransferase, with protein sequence MTGSFPRPGADPFTERTPRVVAARKLTRRAERDKTGRFLAEGANAVEAALEHGTVHELFVTARAAEQHADLVETARAAGVGVSPITDRAADGLSETVTPQGIVAVCALLDRPLEAAVTPGARLVVVLVDVADPGNAGTVIRVADAAGADAVVLAGDTVDPHNGKCVRAAAGSLFHLPITRVRDVPAALAACSAAGLRTFAAHGYADAELDRVDLTAPTAWVFGNEAHGLPADVLERTDLAVRIPLYGKAESLNLATAAAVCVYTSALAAHR encoded by the coding sequence CTGACCGGCAGCTTTCCCCGGCCCGGGGCGGATCCGTTCACCGAACGGACCCCCCGGGTCGTTGCTGCGCGCAAGCTGACGCGGCGTGCGGAACGCGACAAGACCGGCCGCTTCCTGGCCGAAGGCGCCAACGCCGTCGAGGCCGCGCTCGAGCACGGCACCGTGCACGAGCTGTTCGTCACCGCCCGCGCGGCGGAGCAACACGCGGACCTGGTCGAGACGGCCCGCGCGGCCGGCGTCGGGGTCTCGCCGATCACCGACCGCGCCGCCGACGGGCTGTCGGAAACCGTGACGCCCCAGGGCATCGTGGCCGTCTGCGCGCTGCTCGACCGTCCGCTCGAAGCGGCCGTGACGCCGGGCGCCCGGCTCGTCGTGGTGCTCGTGGACGTCGCCGACCCCGGCAACGCGGGCACGGTCATCCGCGTCGCCGACGCCGCGGGCGCCGACGCGGTCGTCCTGGCCGGCGACACCGTCGACCCGCACAACGGCAAGTGCGTCCGCGCCGCCGCCGGCAGCCTCTTCCACCTGCCGATCACGCGGGTCCGGGACGTGCCGGCCGCGCTGGCCGCCTGCTCGGCCGCGGGCCTGCGGACGTTCGCCGCCCACGGCTACGCCGACGCCGAACTCGATCGGGTGGATCTCACCGCCCCGACCGCCTGGGTCTTCGGCAACGAGGCCCACGGCCTGCCCGCCGACGTCCTCGAGCGCACCGACCTCGCGGTCCGGATCCCGCTGTACGGCAAGGCGGAGAGCCTCAACCTCGCCACCGCGGCGGCGGTCTGCGTCTACACGAGTGCGCTGGCGGCACACCGCTGA
- a CDS encoding DUF6159 family protein produces the protein MGKLARSYALFTASVRVLRAHRGLAWFPVLAGLAGLFVAGVFLTPAFFLSHVEIADGGRPTAGSWVLLAVFYVASAFVAIFFNAALISQADVALRGGVPAVGAGLAAAARRWPALLGWAAVSATVSLVLRAIEERLGFLGQFVAGLIGLAWRLTTFLVLPVVVLEGAGVKAGVRRSVELFRRTWGENVAGGVGIGLIGFILSLAGYAVLVLAGFLLGGGPATVFVCLGLALVWSVLVAVFTSTLSGIYQTALYRYAAEGVVAGEFADADFAGVFPAR, from the coding sequence ATGGGCAAGCTCGCTCGTTCGTACGCGTTGTTCACCGCTTCGGTGCGGGTGTTGCGCGCCCACCGGGGCCTGGCCTGGTTCCCGGTGCTGGCCGGTCTCGCCGGGCTGTTCGTCGCCGGGGTGTTCCTGACACCGGCGTTCTTCCTCTCCCACGTCGAGATCGCCGACGGCGGCCGCCCCACGGCCGGGTCGTGGGTGCTGCTCGCCGTGTTCTACGTCGCTTCGGCGTTCGTCGCGATCTTCTTCAACGCGGCGCTGATCTCCCAGGCCGACGTCGCGCTCCGCGGCGGCGTCCCGGCGGTCGGGGCGGGCCTGGCCGCGGCCGCGCGCCGGTGGCCGGCGCTGCTCGGCTGGGCCGCCGTCTCCGCGACGGTCAGCCTGGTCCTGCGCGCGATCGAGGAGCGCCTCGGCTTCCTCGGCCAGTTCGTCGCCGGCTTGATCGGCCTGGCCTGGCGGCTCACGACGTTCCTCGTGCTGCCCGTCGTCGTGCTCGAGGGCGCGGGCGTGAAAGCCGGCGTCCGGCGGTCGGTGGAGCTGTTCCGCCGGACGTGGGGCGAGAACGTCGCCGGCGGCGTCGGGATCGGCCTGATCGGCTTCATCCTGAGCCTGGCGGGCTACGCCGTGCTCGTGCTGGCCGGCTTCCTGCTCGGCGGCGGCCCGGCCACCGTCTTCGTCTGCCTCGGCCTCGCACTCGTCTGGTCGGTGCTGGTGGCCGTCTTCACCTCGACGTTGTCCGGCATCTACCAGACCGCGCTGTACCGCTATGCCGCCGAGGGCGTGGTGGCCGGCGAGTTCGCGGACGCCGACTTCGCGGGGGTTTTCCCCGCGCGGTGA
- the pheS gene encoding phenylalanine--tRNA ligase subunit alpha encodes MSGAKEKEAQGAVLAPETLQEAVKAAEAAFAAATGLEALAEVKPAHLGDQAPVGLARREIGALPKQEKAEAGKRVNEARQAVQAAFDARRAELQVERDERVLREEAVDVTLPWDRVPRGARHPISTISERVADAFVAMGYEVAEGPELEAEWFNFDALNFGKDHPARQLQDTFYVGEEDSGLVLRTHTSPVQARTLLHRDLPVYVVCPGRTYRTDELDSTHTPVFTQVEGLAVDKGITMAHLKGTLDAFARAMFGESSKTRLRPHFFPFTEPSAEVDVWFEEKKGGPGWVEWGGCGMVNPNVLRACGVDPDVYSGFAFGMGIERTLQFRNGIPDMRDMVEGDVRFTLPFGTEA; translated from the coding sequence ATGTCCGGAGCCAAGGAGAAGGAAGCCCAGGGCGCGGTTTTGGCCCCCGAAACGCTGCAGGAGGCGGTCAAGGCCGCCGAAGCGGCGTTCGCCGCCGCGACCGGGCTCGAGGCGCTGGCCGAGGTCAAGCCCGCGCACCTCGGTGACCAGGCCCCGGTGGGCCTGGCCCGCCGCGAGATCGGCGCCCTGCCCAAGCAAGAGAAGGCCGAGGCGGGCAAGCGCGTCAACGAGGCCCGGCAGGCCGTCCAGGCGGCCTTCGACGCCCGCCGCGCCGAGCTCCAGGTGGAGCGCGACGAGCGTGTCCTGCGCGAAGAAGCCGTCGACGTCACGCTGCCGTGGGACCGCGTCCCGCGCGGCGCCCGCCACCCGATCAGCACGATCTCCGAGCGCGTCGCCGACGCGTTCGTCGCGATGGGCTACGAGGTCGCCGAGGGCCCGGAGCTCGAAGCCGAGTGGTTCAACTTCGACGCGCTGAACTTCGGCAAGGACCACCCGGCCCGCCAGCTGCAGGACACGTTCTACGTCGGCGAGGAGGACTCCGGCCTGGTGCTGCGCACGCACACCTCGCCGGTGCAGGCCCGCACGCTGCTGCACCGCGACCTGCCGGTGTACGTCGTCTGCCCGGGCCGCACGTACCGGACCGACGAACTCGACTCGACGCACACCCCGGTGTTCACCCAGGTCGAAGGCCTCGCGGTGGACAAGGGCATCACCATGGCGCACCTCAAGGGCACCCTGGACGCCTTCGCCCGCGCGATGTTCGGCGAGAGCTCCAAGACCCGCCTGCGCCCGCACTTCTTCCCGTTCACCGAGCCGTCCGCCGAGGTGGACGTCTGGTTCGAGGAGAAGAAGGGCGGCCCCGGCTGGGTCGAGTGGGGCGGCTGCGGCATGGTCAACCCGAACGTGCTGCGCGCCTGCGGCGTCGACCCGGACGTGTACTCCGGCTTCGCCTTCGGCATGGGCATCGAGCGCACCCTGCAGTTCCGCAACGGGATCCCGGACATGCGCGACATGGTGGAGGGCGACGTCCGCTTCACCCTTCCCTTCGGAACGGAGGCGTAG